TTAACTAATTTTAATATGTTAAGTTTAGAACAAATTTATTAGCTGCTGTTATTTAATATGTCCAGCAGAATCTAGTCATTAAATTTGTCTTTGCTGCAGCTGATTTTATGATGTCTTAAGTCGAACTAATGTGTCCTAAAAGGGAATTAATTTGCTGAATTTTTTTGGTGCAGGTACGTGCTTGGAACGACATTGAAAAAAGGAGAATGAACTTGGTTAAGTGCAAGAAGCAAAATTAAAGACTAGCAGCTGTTTTGAGCTTCTCCAAGTGGCTGTTCGTGGGGTTCAATGGCCAAGATGTTGTTCACATTAAGTCCCATCAGCTCACAACATTTTCACAGCTTGATGGCTGCCCAAATCTATCCTTTCACACCATAAGGCCGTTTGGATCCAAGAGTTCAAACACAAGGCTGTTCGTACACGTAAATGCACATTAAGTTTGTTGGAGCTCATCCGGCTACCCAAGGCTGAATTAATGAAGTGGTTCAAAGTTCTTTAGCTTCTTAATCATTTAACACTTCAAGCTCAATTCATTAGCTCATTTATTAAGCTGAATTGGAAGACTAAATGGATTGTCTATTGCCATCTCCTATGCCTAGAGTTCACGAAAAGACTTGTAAACATTAAGTAACTTAGTCCAGCTTATTAGTAGCTAAATTAAGCTGATTGAAGGCTTCTAGAATCTGCCCATTGACATCTCCCATGCTAGGAAGCTTCAAGGAACCTTCAAGGGACATTCTATGAAGGTGCCAAGAAGTTTCAGCTCATTAAGTTATTGCATGCTGTCTACTAGGCTACCCAAAGTGCCATTCGGCTAGCTTAGTTTTCTAACTATAAATACTTTGCTATTTCTATGTAATTCAGACTTTTTGATACTTTTTGATGTGTTTTAACATAATTGTGAGTTTATTCactctcaaattttcatttaagaCTCAAGTTGTCTTATCTAGCTTGCTAGTGGCGTCAGTATTGCTTCTTCGAACTTATCACTCCTAAACCGAGTGTCGCGTTCACCCAACATACCTCTGGTTCCTATCTCGAtatagatagtgggtcaaggttctTTTATCAACTTATATCACCTTAAGTGTCGTATAAGTCTTGGGTTAATACTTTTCTTAGTATTGGTTCATTCTTGGCCTTAAGTTTGATTATCCATCCTAACCATCACCTTATTTCGATTGCACCTACTACCTTAACCAAactcattttaattattttcccaaGCCTTTCGAATCCATTACTTGCAATTATACTTAGCCGAATATACACAATTCCAACTGAAACGATAATTCTCTATTTTGATAATCGGGCACAACTACGACTCGAATCATTCTGCAAACTCAGGATCGCATcattaagggttaggggtgttataaggTTCATGGTAGTATTGATTATTTGTGAAACCTTTGACACATTCTCGAGTAATTATGCACCTTGATCGGTTGTCAATTGGTTGAATGAGTGCCTCGTGGTAGAGATTATTATGGGGATAAATGTCATCAGACACCTCATATTGCTACATATGTTTGTAAATAATGTTGAAATTTTCATCCTCTAAGTTATAGTTGTATACAACTTAATAGTTGAAAAATGGACTTGCATACACGTTAGGTTCTTGTTTGATAGTTTTAGTTTTCACAGGGATAGCTTCATACAATGTGAGAATAGTTTGTTCACTGGTTTGATCCATTCCGGTGGTTTGTATATGAGATCCAATGTTCGGTAGGGTAGAATGTTGATGAGAATCCTCTTATGGATCAATAAAGGTACTTGTTGAAAGAGAATGCTGTTGGGGGCTGCCTGTTTATGAAGAGAAATTAGCAGCAAAAGGGTTGGCATTCCAAGTATGGTGATGTGTCACGAAACTAACTAAAGTTATGACAAAGccaagtgcacctatcgataaATAGTATAGCTACAGTGAGTAAAGGTATCGTAtccacgaagactaaaagtaatagtaattatcattttcctattatttaaccgacaaattggagtgattgaTTTAAGCTAAAAtatactaaattaattaactaaagaacTCAACAGAGAATAAATCAGGAAAATAACTGAATGATAACTAATGAGTgaaacaatacccaagaaagaatccacctagacttcatctatcattatgaatataaattaaacgatttattcacttggtatcttaatctgtagaaatccgtaaattatgctaatatctctttcgagactaagagcAATTGACTctagattgattaattgaaatttatttctaattgAAAGCCTTAtcattgcattaactcgatctatggattcccctattggatttgactctaatccgatatATTTatatcgtcctatttctaggattgcgtgcaactccgctcaattatgctagatctaatCTTAAACAGAAACTTTTCCTCTTTTgatttaagcacattaaacatgaattaatatctcagaaatattaaaataagagatAAACACACATaactgagaacaagaatcaagtatttatcacataagacaaaaatcaaataatagaattcataatagaattcatcatagggttcatctctccTAAGTATCTAGGAAATTAGTTCATACTTGTGAATAAAAACATCTTAAAGACATAATAACCATagaaaataaagaaactcataaaaacttcaaaagaaattaaaaggaggtcTTCAATCTTGATAGAAATATGCTTCAGAGCTTACTCCAATGGTGttcttcgagttgttttcttcaatattctCTAATTGCTCCCTCTTCTCTTAttctatttggtatttatagacaTTAGAATGCACAAAAAGCCTAAAAATTACGTTTTTCCATGTGTTTGGGATGTGAATCGTGAAATCGATAAGGCTTGACACATGGCTATGTACCAGCTTGTGTGGCTCTTGAAATCTGCTCTATTTGTCTGATTTTCGCTCTTTTTtgctccttttgctcccaaatgctctcctaagtataaaaacatgaatttaaaggattaggagcataaaattcaccaatttgcataaataatcatccaaaaatgcattaagaacatgattaaaatatgttacttttatcacttatcatTTGAGCACAATAGCGAGGAAAGTGCTCAATATGGGTGGAAGTATGCATGCCCCAATGATATGCTGTGGTCATGTGACGTCCAAAGTGGGCTTGGTAAACATTTGGTGCAATGCTGCATCCTAACCGCCGTTGGATTTCCATTTGATTGGCAATGGTCTGTTCCACATCTTGGTACGAGTAAATAAATAACTTAAATTTAAAAGCAATGGTTTAGATCTATATCTAAAAGGATAAAATAGTATATAAGATttattaagattttattttattttgaattatttcaaGGCTTAATGCATAATTTGGTATCAAAGTTTGACACTTTTTTTCTAATGTGGTATCTACGTTATTTTTTGATTCAATATGGTTCTTGTATTTAACAAAagttatacattttggtacttgaAATAACAATGTTAACTTTTGGTTTAATATATCATTTGGTACCCGAGTTTGCCACTTTCTTCTAATGTGgtatttgtattattttttgGTCCATTCCGATACATGTGtgacaaaagttatatattttggtataCAAAGGTgacatattaattttttattggtTAATTCGGGTTTTAAGATTGATTTGATAAAACTAATTACTAATAGTATTAGGTTTGAATTTTCTTGATTttattaatagaataaatttagtgTTACTTGTGAATTTGTTTTAGTGTTACTTCGAATTTGTTTAACTTTCTATTTAATTAGTCAAATATAGTTTGATGAATGTCATTTAATTCTTATTTAAGGGATTTGGTAAAAAATTTCTTATTtaagggttgatttgattaaaattcttcatcaaatcaactctaaaacccaaattaaatattaaaagttaATAATGTTATCTTGAagtaccaaaatatataacttttgtcaaatatATGTACCATATTAAACCAAAAATAACACAAGTACTACATTAGAAACTAATGTCAAACTTAAGTACCAAATTATGCATTAAGCCTTAACTTTTAATGTTTGATTCAGGTTTTAAGATTTTGTTTTATAAAAGTTAATGGCTAATAATATCCACGGAttgtatttgataaattaaacataaaattaaacaaattcataattaatactaaatttattacattaacaaaataaagaaaaattcattgctaataatattagcaatttACTTCTATCATATCAACCCTAAAACCTGAATTATATACTAAAAAGTTAACACTATTTCATTtggatatcaaaatatataacttttgtcaaATTTAGATACCACATTAGACCCAAAAATAACACAAATATCATATTAGAGAAATTGTCAAATTTGAgtaccaaataatatattaagcTTTAATGTCTTCTAACTCATGATTTTGTGGAGATTTaccaaattctttacctaatgtTTTGTCTGAAAGTTGTAGGATTTTGTCAACAGCCTTTACTAATGTAAAATAGAATGTCATTAGAAGGggcaataaaacataaaataatctgGCTAAGTTTGTTCGTACTAAGAGTCTAGGCTTAAGATTGTTTGAAGATCCTCTTTTTTAAGGGTCTGAATTTCTacttatatttttttcaaaaaaaaaaacataaaataacctATCATGGATGCCATTCGAAGCTAGCTTATTATCTGATGAGAACAAGCACAAGCACGAGGGAGTCAATATCAACTCATTTTCTTCCTATTCATCATGTCATGATATAGATTTATATCTTCTTATCATCTATTAGTTCTTAGTTCTAAAGATATGGTTGCTTTCtgcaacatgttttttttttttttttcctttctcttcAATCTCAGACAATcttccacatttcatattcaatgtcCTTTTGTTCTCCAAGCCAGCTACCTATCAGGTCACATTTATTATTATCAGACAGTGGAGAGCACGTGATGAATTCCCCCGAAGCAAATTAGAATGATTGATGAGGAATATGATTCCTGCAATAGACCATTTATACAACATAAAAGAGATGTAAGGACCTACGGTACGCAAGGTTCAGGTCCATCAAGTTTCATCTGTCGCACATTTAGCTAATTTGACAAAACAAAAATTGCTGGATATTAATTGGATCAGTTAATGAATGCCGATAGGGGTAAATGTTTGATACAAATATGCTTGAAGAAAATGAAACTGTTAATGGCCTCCGTAATGATCAAGAATGATAGGGGTTTAATCCTAGTTTTAATACAATCTGACTGAACTGTCATTTGCTTTTTGTAGTGCTAATGAAGGAGTTTGCATATTTGCATGAGGCACAAGTTGGGCGGCTGCTGGGCCATTTCTTCCCCTAGCTCCTGCCCTTTCAACTCATCTCTATCATCTTTGTTGACCCCCCAACAATGACTTAAAGTTTCCAACACAATGCCTCCTCTGTCATTTTCTATTCCCATCTGCTTTTTTATGCTAGTCTTAGCGTGGTCCTGTACACTTTCTCTCCTTTTACAGCCTacaaagacatatctatattcaTTGTATTGAGTAAACATACAGACAAGAAACATATCTCTAGTCATTATACAAGTGGAAATATGTAAAAACTTATGATGGTTGAtcatatagatgatattttattcCAATAGTGGGGCTATACATGAAGAACAAGACTTTGTTCATTGAGTAATTTTTTGGAGTTTTCGTAGTAATAAGTTCTGTAAGAATTAACATGGTGAATAatgtccaaaaaaaaaaaaaaacatcatctTTATACTTCTAGGATTTCAGGAATGGTAACTATAAGAATCACTGAAATAAAGACTGTAAAGAAGGTGAATAGTAGCATTTAAAATTCCAATCCCTCTTGAAGTTTGACGTGATTCCAAGAATAGTATCTGCAGAAAAACCAGTAAACAAACAGTCCTTAGCTGCTAACATACTCATGCCCGACTCTCACACCGGAGTCCAGGTAACACATATGTAcaaaggaattggaaaagaaaataaGAGTAATATTGCTAGAGCTACCTGTTGATGTTGGAGACAAAATTAGTTGATCATTCTTAATGGAACCCCATATTGTACAAATTGTAAAGACCTTGAGGATCCATGTTCCAAGTTGAAAAAGGTTGCAGCTGCTGTGATGAGTTTGAGCCATTTTCAGAACACCATACAGGAAATCAGGGAAAAAGGGTATTTAACATCATAAAAGCAGGAAACATTACAGTTATGGTGGATGAGCTGAGCGCTTGTTCTGGGATAGAAACAGAAGCACTTGCAATTCCTTCAGTTGCTGTTAGGGGAGGATGCATTGtttcatttaacatgcaatttacAGCTTCTTTTTGCATTGAATTTAACTGAAAGCAGGTCAAATTGGGCATTGCTGGTAACTTAGCGGCTGCTGGAAAATTGGCGACGTAAGAAGGAAGCTTCATTGCATGATTATTTAAGCATGAGTCAGTCGTAAAAGAAGTCACTTCTTGTAATTCATTTTCTCCAATAAACAGTGACAAATGACAATTCTCGAGGCTGTTTTCTTACCTCTTTTATAGGCAGGTTTTCAACATTGAATTCAGCACTTGAATTTAGAGCAGCGATTTTCATAGACAAGAACTGCAAGAATATTAAATTACAACCTGATAAGTTAAACAGAAAAATGTAGTAAAATATTCAAGTCTAACAAGATCAATATGCATACCTCAACTTGTCTTTGGAGAGATTGAACATAGTTGATTATTTCATCAAGCATTCCAGCTTTCCCTGTGACCGTATTGCAACCAGGGACTAAATCTTGCAAACATTTCATCTTCTTACTGATCTTTTCCCTTCTGGCCTGTATATTAAAGACAGGTAAAGGCCATACCAGTTAAAATAACTAGTAATTTTCCTTAGCAATTACAACTCGAGACACAAAATTCGAACTTACTCTTTCTGCCAAGCTGTGACTGTCAGTAGCCTGGCCACGGCGCGCCCTTACATGAATGTAATCCGGCTTCTGAACCTCACAAGCCTTGGAATTCTCCTTTGAAGAATTCCTGGAGACTTGTGTACTGCATTTTGTTTTCACCTCAGATTCCCCTTCCAGTTCACCTTTGATCCTCTTATCTTTGCTTTTACGCTCTGCAACAACCTGCACATCAAGAATGACACTACATATTGAACTGATTTGATCTAGTAATTCACATGAGTaaacaattcatacatattttgctTTCCTTAATCAAAGAAAAACCTTAGCATCGTATTCATTAAATTTATTCAGAAGCTGAAACACCTTAGCATCGtattgattaaatttaatcaGAAGCTGATAAATTCGTTCTTCAAAGTGAATAAATTTGGAGTGAAGACAAAGTCAGAAACCTCAGCTTTTCTCTTGGTAAAACTCTCTCTGCTGCCACTGCCAGGGGTGGATTCCATTTTCTCCAAAATCATATCCTCTCTTTCCTCTTTCATAGCAGCAGCATGGAAAGCTGTCATCTGACAGCTAGAAGTCCGAGAAATGCAGTAACCGGGAGCAGCATCAGGCGGCACCAAATTCAACTTTTCACTGTCACCAAACTCTGGTCCTCCACCCACTGGAAAGTAGACAAATTCGTGAAAACCATCACCACTCAAATAAGCTTCTGGTCTTTTCAGCTCAACTATTGGTCCACTACCTAAATAACTCTGAAACAGAGGCACTGAACTTGCACATAATTCAAGGGGATAAGTTGCTTGTTGTCTGTCGAGCAGTGTCACGTCCATCCCGTTATAGGGTACAGCTTTCCAGGGACTGGAAACTGGAAGGAGGAGAATGGGATTCTTTTGCTTTCCTCTCTAAAGATTTTGAACACCCTGGTCGCCTAAGGTGAAGATGAATTTGTAAaggatatataataataataaattatatataaagagAAGGATTTGGGTAGAAGAGAGgcaaagaatcagaaaagaatgTAAGCCATTAACGAGAGCTTGTGGCCTATGGGACCCAGTGACATAAACGCCATGTGAGAATGTCAGTTTATAACAGAAAACGGAGAGGCTCCCTCCAAAGGGTTTCGGGTAATCTTTTCTAGGTTTGTTGAAGGTAATTCAATTTGAAGTTGAGGTGATATTTGGAGGCTTCCCACCTGCAGATTAAGATTTTTGATTTGGTGAGTTTTCAACGTCTCCCAAAGTCTTTGGCTCTAAACAAAATAAACAATCAAATCAAGTTGTTTGATGAACCTTCTATTAAAGTATTAATTTCCCTTTTTAGAAAAATAGTTCTAGTttgataatattaatattattttttgataaATATCAGGAACAGCACAAGAAATGACAGAATTTTTAATCACCGTAGTCGATTAGTTTTATCAGGAACAGGGAAGAAACAGGAGAGCAAAGTCTACACGATTTCGTTATACTCAGGAAcaggacaaaaaaaaaaagaaaaaaaaggagataCGGAACAAATGGGAGTAAAGCAAGCAAAAACGACGTCGTTGTACACAACAAGCAATAACACTTGAGGGATTCCGACCCAGAATTAAGGTGGGCCATATGCAATAGCCAACTAAGCTACTCCagctttttttcatttttagttcTGACTGAGGgtaagaaatgtgaaaatggagaaagtAACTTGATTTTCCTGTATTGCTCCTCCAGATTTAGATAAAAGAAAGCCAAATCTCAACTTATCTATTTCAAGTTTACATAAACAAATCAGTTTTTGAATCCGGATAAAGCCTAAGTGCAGCAGCAAGCAAGTAAATGTTTCTAACATTTCAAAGCAACCGGCATGCAAGGATACTTTGCAATATCCTGTGACTGATTCGGGGACAAACCTGCTTAACATGTATGCACTTCCACAGGTATTTATATTGGTTTTTTTATATAGCTTGAAGCTCATTGAGGATAAGAGATTATGGGCtgcttaataaaaaaaaaaaactttaattttcaagtcaaaatATATTTGCATGGGATATATTGAATGGATTATACGAGTGACCCACCGGCAACGTGTGACAATTTAAGGCAGAATATAAACAAATCCCCCGACCAGCTTTTTCTTTTCATCTAAGAAAGAAACTCACGTCACATGATACATGACAGCAAGCATCTTCATGTTCTATTCTATACTTGAAGTTTTTATTCAAAAGAGCTAAAAATGAAGATGATAAGAGGAGTTTCAACTTTTTCATTACCATATACTTGCACTAGAGATGCGACTATAGGTTTATATTTTTCAACTATATCTTTTTATAATAAAGTTGAGAGTGTCCTAAAAGTTGTTTGAAGGTCTAATTTTCTTTTTAGTCAAAGATATAATTTCATTAAAGACATCAACgataataaaattttactttatttgaGGTTGGATTCAACTCAAcctcaaattttattaaaatccAATTTTACTTCCCCATAATAGAAGGTATTAGACTTAAGAAAACCACTTATGTTTAGTTTGTTTCTTGAATACCAATTTTCACTATTATATTTACTTAACTAGTAGGAGATGGATTCAATGATGAGCCATTTTTTTTCCTTATAAATTTTCAAGAACTTCATGGTGGATTAACCGTGAGCTCACTAATAACGGgacaaaagaaggaaaaaaaaaaacagacaCTATAACACTAACAAATTATGCAGATAAGATATAGTTTCTAAATCTAAGGGCCCAGCTATAGTTAGATGTAAAATAAATAGCTTGAATAATGGGGTATAAGTGATATTGGACAGGAAGGCTGATTCTTAAGTAATTTTAAATCCAAAAGAAAATTATTTGACCTAACAGACCCATTTATCTGAggcataaaatatttttattctgtCCTTATAAGTGATGGTAGGGTAGACCATGCGTAGGGTGTGTTGAAAGGAGGTTCACCAACTTCATGTGGGTATGTCTCTACAAGATTTGACCATGAAGGCTCCTCATTAAGTAATGGTGAATAGATATTAATCTCACTCCAAAACCCCACCATTATTGGCTATTGTTCCTTGCCAACTCATTGAAGTAATGATCGAAAACTTGCCCATCAAGTTCTTTTTAATTCTATTTCTGCAATATTCAGATCTATGATTGCAATTACTGACCTTAGCTCTAACTGGACCCAAGTTCAAAATGGGTCCATCAATTATAATAAACTTTAAAGAGAGGAAAGCATGCC
This window of the Gossypium arboreum isolate Shixiya-1 chromosome 12, ASM2569848v2, whole genome shotgun sequence genome carries:
- the LOC108477454 gene encoding transcription factor BEE 2-like isoform X3, yielding MDVTLLDRQQATYPLELCASSVPLFQSYLGSGPIVELKRPEAYLSGDGFHEFVYFPVGGGPEFGDSEKLNLVPPDAAPGYCISRTSSCQMTAFHAAAMKEEREDMILEKMESTPGSGSRESFTKRKVVAERKSKDKRIKGELEGESEVKTKCSTQVSRNSSKENSKACEVQKPDYIHVRARRGQATDSHSLAERARREKISKKMKCLQDLVPGCNTVTGKAGMLDEIINYVQSLQRQVEFLSMKIAALNSSAEFNVENLPIKELPSYVANFPAAAKLPAMPNLTCFQLNSMQKEAVNCMLNETMHPPLTATEGIASASVSIPEQALSSSTITQLQPFSTWNMDPQGLYNLYNMGFH
- the LOC108477454 gene encoding transcription factor BEE 2-like isoform X2: MDVTLLDRQQATYPLELCASSVPLFQSYLGSGPIVELKRPEAYLSGDGFHEFVYFPVGGGPEFGDSEKLNLVPPDAAPGYCISRTSSCQMTAFHAAAMKEEREDMILEKMESTPGSGSRESFTKRKAEVVAERKSKDKRIKGELEGESEVKTKCSTQVSRNSSKENSKACEVQKPDYIHVRARRGQATDSHSLAERARREKISKKMKCLQDLVPGCNTVTGKAGMLDEIINYVQSLQRQVEFLSMKIAALNSSAEFNVENLPIKELPSYVANFPAAAKLPAMPNLTCFQLNSMQKEAVNCMLNETMHPPLTATEGIASASVSIPEQALSSSTITLQPFSTWNMDPQGLYNLYNMGFH
- the LOC108477454 gene encoding transcription factor BEE 2-like isoform X1, whose protein sequence is MDVTLLDRQQATYPLELCASSVPLFQSYLGSGPIVELKRPEAYLSGDGFHEFVYFPVGGGPEFGDSEKLNLVPPDAAPGYCISRTSSCQMTAFHAAAMKEEREDMILEKMESTPGSGSRESFTKRKAEVVAERKSKDKRIKGELEGESEVKTKCSTQVSRNSSKENSKACEVQKPDYIHVRARRGQATDSHSLAERARREKISKKMKCLQDLVPGCNTVTGKAGMLDEIINYVQSLQRQVEFLSMKIAALNSSAEFNVENLPIKELPSYVANFPAAAKLPAMPNLTCFQLNSMQKEAVNCMLNETMHPPLTATEGIASASVSIPEQALSSSTITQLQPFSTWNMDPQGLYNLYNMGFH